A region of Dermochelys coriacea isolate rDerCor1 chromosome 1, rDerCor1.pri.v4, whole genome shotgun sequence DNA encodes the following proteins:
- the PLA1A gene encoding phospholipase A1 member A isoform X3 yields the protein MFMVRTGWEDGSRNHSSVDDHLLREPSDSTLSLGITNLLRRLLLQRACFSLPSGEGLVDYSMRRLTRKKAEDPRKKYLFVLAVVLLLSSACAGHETYVPAQPCSDFQTASFLQDRKLNVQFLLFTSSNPSCGQLISLDDDIKNSNFNTSLDTKIIIHGFRALGTKPSWINGLVGALFRAAKVNVVAVDWVHGATRTYFGAVENVMKLSIEISCFISKLLALGVSGTSVHFIGVSLGAHVAGLVGQFHGGQLGRITGLDPAGPKYTKASCEERLDPGDALFVEAIHTDTDNFGIRIPVGHIDYFINGGKDQPGCPRFISLGYNYLICDHMRAVHLYVSALENSCTMMAFPCSSHEHFLAGHCLDCFNPFLHSCPRIGLLEHGGVSMAKLPKEVKVYLVTASSAPYCMYHSLVEFHLQQSRSLVTNLEITFRSSNSTASVKITILMLQTKEV from the exons AACCAACCTGCTCAGAAGGCTCCTGTTGCAGAGGGCTTGCTTTTCCCTTCCCTCTGGTGAAGGCCTTGTGGATTACAGCATGAGAAGATTGACCAGGAAGAAGGCTGAGGATCCCAGGAAGAAGTATCTCTTTGTTCTTGCCGTTGTCCTGCTGCTCAGCTCAGCATGTGCAG GGCATGAGACCTATGTCCCAGCACAGCCCTGCTCTGACTTTCAGACTGCAAGCTTCTTACAGGACAGGAAACTTAACGTCCAGTTTCTTCTGTTCACCTCCTCAAACCCCAGTTGTGGGCAGCTGATATCACTTGACGATGACATCAAGAACTCCAACTTCAATACTAGCCTGGACACCAAAATAATAATCCATGGCTTCAG AGCACTTGGCACAAAGCCCTCCTGGATCAATGGACTCGTTGGTGCATTATTTCGAGCTGCTAAGGTGAATGTGGTCGCAGTTGATTGGGTTCATGGAGCTACAAGAACCTACTTTGGTGCTGTGGAAAATGTCATGAAGCTGAGCATAGAGATCTCTTGTTTCATCAGCAAGTTGCTG GCACTTGGAGTGTCAGGGACATCTGTGCACTTCATTGGGGTGAGCCTTGGAGCACATGTTGCAGGTCTGGTGGGGCAGTTCCATGGAGGCCAGCTGGGAAGGATTACAG GACTGGATCCTGCGGGGCCCAAGTACACAAAAGCCAGCTGTGAGGAGCGCCTGGATCCTGGAGATGCTCTCTTTGTGGAAGCCATTCACACTGATACAGACA ATTTTGGTATCCGGATTCCTGTAGGCCATATTGATTACTTCATTAATGGAGGCAAAGACCAGCCTGGATGCCCCCGCTTCATCTCATTAG GGTATAACTATCTGATCTGTGATCACATGAGGGCGGTACATCTCTATGTCAGTGCCCTGGAGAATTCCTGTACTATGATGGCATTTCCATGCTCAAGTCATGAACATTTCCTTGCTGGCCACTGCCTGGACTGTTTCAATCCTTTCCTGCACTCCTGTCCCAGAATAG GGCTGTTGGAGCACGGTGGAGTTAGCATGGCAAAGCTCCCCAAGGAGGTGAAGGTTTACTTGGTGACCGCTTCCTCAGCCCCGTACTGCA TGTACCACAGCCTGGTGGAGTTTCACTTGCAGCAGAGTAGAAGCTTGGTCACCAACCTTGAGATCACCTTCCGCAGCAGCAACTCTACAGCCAGCGTGAAGATCACCAT CCTAATGTTGCAGACCAAAGAAGTTTAG
- the PLA1A gene encoding phospholipase A1 member A isoform X1 — translation MFMVRTGWEDGSRNHSSVDDHLLREPSDSTLSLGITNLLRRLLLQRACFSLPSGEGLVDYSMRRLTRKKAEDPRKKYLFVLAVVLLLSSACAGHETYVPAQPCSDFQTASFLQDRKLNVQFLLFTSSNPSCGQLISLDDDIKNSNFNTSLDTKIIIHGFRALGTKPSWINGLVGALFRAAKVNVVAVDWVHGATRTYFGAVENVMKLSIEISCFISKLLALGVSGTSVHFIGVSLGAHVAGLVGQFHGGQLGRITGLDPAGPKYTKASCEERLDPGDALFVEAIHTDTDNFGIRIPVGHIDYFINGGKDQPGCPRFISLGYNYLICDHMRAVHLYVSALENSCTMMAFPCSSHEHFLAGHCLDCFNPFLHSCPRIGLLEHGGVSMAKLPKEVKVYLVTASSAPYCMYHSLVEFHLQQSRSLVTNLEITFRSSNSTASVKITIPKQQQVGKGVLAHSVPLCQIEVVMLKYLPKLQIWKKDKAVIAGNFCTTALPVSNGEKMFCLSQNLSLTASRPLEYDLAVPCA, via the exons AACCAACCTGCTCAGAAGGCTCCTGTTGCAGAGGGCTTGCTTTTCCCTTCCCTCTGGTGAAGGCCTTGTGGATTACAGCATGAGAAGATTGACCAGGAAGAAGGCTGAGGATCCCAGGAAGAAGTATCTCTTTGTTCTTGCCGTTGTCCTGCTGCTCAGCTCAGCATGTGCAG GGCATGAGACCTATGTCCCAGCACAGCCCTGCTCTGACTTTCAGACTGCAAGCTTCTTACAGGACAGGAAACTTAACGTCCAGTTTCTTCTGTTCACCTCCTCAAACCCCAGTTGTGGGCAGCTGATATCACTTGACGATGACATCAAGAACTCCAACTTCAATACTAGCCTGGACACCAAAATAATAATCCATGGCTTCAG AGCACTTGGCACAAAGCCCTCCTGGATCAATGGACTCGTTGGTGCATTATTTCGAGCTGCTAAGGTGAATGTGGTCGCAGTTGATTGGGTTCATGGAGCTACAAGAACCTACTTTGGTGCTGTGGAAAATGTCATGAAGCTGAGCATAGAGATCTCTTGTTTCATCAGCAAGTTGCTG GCACTTGGAGTGTCAGGGACATCTGTGCACTTCATTGGGGTGAGCCTTGGAGCACATGTTGCAGGTCTGGTGGGGCAGTTCCATGGAGGCCAGCTGGGAAGGATTACAG GACTGGATCCTGCGGGGCCCAAGTACACAAAAGCCAGCTGTGAGGAGCGCCTGGATCCTGGAGATGCTCTCTTTGTGGAAGCCATTCACACTGATACAGACA ATTTTGGTATCCGGATTCCTGTAGGCCATATTGATTACTTCATTAATGGAGGCAAAGACCAGCCTGGATGCCCCCGCTTCATCTCATTAG GGTATAACTATCTGATCTGTGATCACATGAGGGCGGTACATCTCTATGTCAGTGCCCTGGAGAATTCCTGTACTATGATGGCATTTCCATGCTCAAGTCATGAACATTTCCTTGCTGGCCACTGCCTGGACTGTTTCAATCCTTTCCTGCACTCCTGTCCCAGAATAG GGCTGTTGGAGCACGGTGGAGTTAGCATGGCAAAGCTCCCCAAGGAGGTGAAGGTTTACTTGGTGACCGCTTCCTCAGCCCCGTACTGCA TGTACCACAGCCTGGTGGAGTTTCACTTGCAGCAGAGTAGAAGCTTGGTCACCAACCTTGAGATCACCTTCCGCAGCAGCAACTCTACAGCCAGCGTGAAGATCACCAT ACCTAAGCAGCAGCAGGTGGGCAAAGGGGTGCTGGCTCACTCGGTCCCACTGTGCCAGATAGAGGTGGTGATGCTGAAGTATCTCCCCAAGTTGCAGATCTGGAAGAAGGACAAGGCCGTCATCGCTGGCAACTTCTGTACAACCGCATTGCCTGTCAGTAATGG TGAGAAGATGTTTTGCCTGTCTCAGAATCTGTCCCTGACGGCAAGCAGGCCCCTTGAATATGACCTGGCGGTGCCCTGTGCATAG
- the PLA1A gene encoding phospholipase A1 member A isoform X4 — protein sequence MFMVRTGWEDGSRNHSSVDDHLLREPSDSTLSLGITNLLRRLLLQRACFSLPSGEGLVDYSMRRLTRKKAEDPRKKYLFVLAVVLLLSSACAGHETYVPAQPCSDFQTASFLQDRKLNVQFLLFTSSNPSCGQLISLDDDIKNSNFNTSLDTKIIIHGFRALGTKPSWINGLVGALFRAAKVNVVAVDWVHGATRTYFGAVENVMKLSIEISCFISKLLALGVSGTSVHFIGVSLGAHVAGLVGQFHGGQLGRITGLDPAGPKYTKASCEERLDPGDALFVEAIHTDTDNFGIRIPVGHIDYFINGGKDQPGCPRFISLGYNYLICDHMRAVHLYVSALENSCTMMAFPCSSHEHFLAGHCLDCFNPFLHSCPRIGLLEHGGVSMAKLPKEVKVYLVTASSAPYCNLSSSRWAKGCWLTRSHCAR from the exons AACCAACCTGCTCAGAAGGCTCCTGTTGCAGAGGGCTTGCTTTTCCCTTCCCTCTGGTGAAGGCCTTGTGGATTACAGCATGAGAAGATTGACCAGGAAGAAGGCTGAGGATCCCAGGAAGAAGTATCTCTTTGTTCTTGCCGTTGTCCTGCTGCTCAGCTCAGCATGTGCAG GGCATGAGACCTATGTCCCAGCACAGCCCTGCTCTGACTTTCAGACTGCAAGCTTCTTACAGGACAGGAAACTTAACGTCCAGTTTCTTCTGTTCACCTCCTCAAACCCCAGTTGTGGGCAGCTGATATCACTTGACGATGACATCAAGAACTCCAACTTCAATACTAGCCTGGACACCAAAATAATAATCCATGGCTTCAG AGCACTTGGCACAAAGCCCTCCTGGATCAATGGACTCGTTGGTGCATTATTTCGAGCTGCTAAGGTGAATGTGGTCGCAGTTGATTGGGTTCATGGAGCTACAAGAACCTACTTTGGTGCTGTGGAAAATGTCATGAAGCTGAGCATAGAGATCTCTTGTTTCATCAGCAAGTTGCTG GCACTTGGAGTGTCAGGGACATCTGTGCACTTCATTGGGGTGAGCCTTGGAGCACATGTTGCAGGTCTGGTGGGGCAGTTCCATGGAGGCCAGCTGGGAAGGATTACAG GACTGGATCCTGCGGGGCCCAAGTACACAAAAGCCAGCTGTGAGGAGCGCCTGGATCCTGGAGATGCTCTCTTTGTGGAAGCCATTCACACTGATACAGACA ATTTTGGTATCCGGATTCCTGTAGGCCATATTGATTACTTCATTAATGGAGGCAAAGACCAGCCTGGATGCCCCCGCTTCATCTCATTAG GGTATAACTATCTGATCTGTGATCACATGAGGGCGGTACATCTCTATGTCAGTGCCCTGGAGAATTCCTGTACTATGATGGCATTTCCATGCTCAAGTCATGAACATTTCCTTGCTGGCCACTGCCTGGACTGTTTCAATCCTTTCCTGCACTCCTGTCCCAGAATAG GGCTGTTGGAGCACGGTGGAGTTAGCATGGCAAAGCTCCCCAAGGAGGTGAAGGTTTACTTGGTGACCGCTTCCTCAGCCCCGTACTGCA ACCTAAGCAGCAGCAGGTGGGCAAAGGGGTGCTGGCTCACTCGGTCCCACTGTGCCAGATAG
- the PLA1A gene encoding phospholipase A1 member A isoform X2: MRRLTRKKAEDPRKKYLFVLAVVLLLSSACAGHETYVPAQPCSDFQTASFLQDRKLNVQFLLFTSSNPSCGQLISLDDDIKNSNFNTSLDTKIIIHGFRALGTKPSWINGLVGALFRAAKVNVVAVDWVHGATRTYFGAVENVMKLSIEISCFISKLLALGVSGTSVHFIGVSLGAHVAGLVGQFHGGQLGRITGLDPAGPKYTKASCEERLDPGDALFVEAIHTDTDNFGIRIPVGHIDYFINGGKDQPGCPRFISLGYNYLICDHMRAVHLYVSALENSCTMMAFPCSSHEHFLAGHCLDCFNPFLHSCPRIGLLEHGGVSMAKLPKEVKVYLVTASSAPYCMYHSLVEFHLQQSRSLVTNLEITFRSSNSTASVKITIPKQQQVGKGVLAHSVPLCQIEVVMLKYLPKLQIWKKDKAVIAGNFCTTALPVSNGEKMFCLSQNLSLTASRPLEYDLAVPCA, encoded by the exons ATGAGAAGATTGACCAGGAAGAAGGCTGAGGATCCCAGGAAGAAGTATCTCTTTGTTCTTGCCGTTGTCCTGCTGCTCAGCTCAGCATGTGCAG GGCATGAGACCTATGTCCCAGCACAGCCCTGCTCTGACTTTCAGACTGCAAGCTTCTTACAGGACAGGAAACTTAACGTCCAGTTTCTTCTGTTCACCTCCTCAAACCCCAGTTGTGGGCAGCTGATATCACTTGACGATGACATCAAGAACTCCAACTTCAATACTAGCCTGGACACCAAAATAATAATCCATGGCTTCAG AGCACTTGGCACAAAGCCCTCCTGGATCAATGGACTCGTTGGTGCATTATTTCGAGCTGCTAAGGTGAATGTGGTCGCAGTTGATTGGGTTCATGGAGCTACAAGAACCTACTTTGGTGCTGTGGAAAATGTCATGAAGCTGAGCATAGAGATCTCTTGTTTCATCAGCAAGTTGCTG GCACTTGGAGTGTCAGGGACATCTGTGCACTTCATTGGGGTGAGCCTTGGAGCACATGTTGCAGGTCTGGTGGGGCAGTTCCATGGAGGCCAGCTGGGAAGGATTACAG GACTGGATCCTGCGGGGCCCAAGTACACAAAAGCCAGCTGTGAGGAGCGCCTGGATCCTGGAGATGCTCTCTTTGTGGAAGCCATTCACACTGATACAGACA ATTTTGGTATCCGGATTCCTGTAGGCCATATTGATTACTTCATTAATGGAGGCAAAGACCAGCCTGGATGCCCCCGCTTCATCTCATTAG GGTATAACTATCTGATCTGTGATCACATGAGGGCGGTACATCTCTATGTCAGTGCCCTGGAGAATTCCTGTACTATGATGGCATTTCCATGCTCAAGTCATGAACATTTCCTTGCTGGCCACTGCCTGGACTGTTTCAATCCTTTCCTGCACTCCTGTCCCAGAATAG GGCTGTTGGAGCACGGTGGAGTTAGCATGGCAAAGCTCCCCAAGGAGGTGAAGGTTTACTTGGTGACCGCTTCCTCAGCCCCGTACTGCA TGTACCACAGCCTGGTGGAGTTTCACTTGCAGCAGAGTAGAAGCTTGGTCACCAACCTTGAGATCACCTTCCGCAGCAGCAACTCTACAGCCAGCGTGAAGATCACCAT ACCTAAGCAGCAGCAGGTGGGCAAAGGGGTGCTGGCTCACTCGGTCCCACTGTGCCAGATAGAGGTGGTGATGCTGAAGTATCTCCCCAAGTTGCAGATCTGGAAGAAGGACAAGGCCGTCATCGCTGGCAACTTCTGTACAACCGCATTGCCTGTCAGTAATGG TGAGAAGATGTTTTGCCTGTCTCAGAATCTGTCCCTGACGGCAAGCAGGCCCCTTGAATATGACCTGGCGGTGCCCTGTGCATAG
- the PLA1A gene encoding phospholipase A1 member A isoform X5, whose translation MKLSIEISCFISKLLALGVSGTSVHFIGVSLGAHVAGLVGQFHGGQLGRITGLDPAGPKYTKASCEERLDPGDALFVEAIHTDTDNFGIRIPVGHIDYFINGGKDQPGCPRFISLGYNYLICDHMRAVHLYVSALENSCTMMAFPCSSHEHFLAGHCLDCFNPFLHSCPRIGLLEHGGVSMAKLPKEVKVYLVTASSAPYCMYHSLVEFHLQQSRSLVTNLEITFRSSNSTASVKITIPKQQQVGKGVLAHSVPLCQIEVVMLKYLPKLQIWKKDKAVIAGNFCTTALPVSNGEKMFCLSQNLSLTASRPLEYDLAVPCA comes from the exons ATGAAGCTGAGCATAGAGATCTCTTGTTTCATCAGCAAGTTGCTG GCACTTGGAGTGTCAGGGACATCTGTGCACTTCATTGGGGTGAGCCTTGGAGCACATGTTGCAGGTCTGGTGGGGCAGTTCCATGGAGGCCAGCTGGGAAGGATTACAG GACTGGATCCTGCGGGGCCCAAGTACACAAAAGCCAGCTGTGAGGAGCGCCTGGATCCTGGAGATGCTCTCTTTGTGGAAGCCATTCACACTGATACAGACA ATTTTGGTATCCGGATTCCTGTAGGCCATATTGATTACTTCATTAATGGAGGCAAAGACCAGCCTGGATGCCCCCGCTTCATCTCATTAG GGTATAACTATCTGATCTGTGATCACATGAGGGCGGTACATCTCTATGTCAGTGCCCTGGAGAATTCCTGTACTATGATGGCATTTCCATGCTCAAGTCATGAACATTTCCTTGCTGGCCACTGCCTGGACTGTTTCAATCCTTTCCTGCACTCCTGTCCCAGAATAG GGCTGTTGGAGCACGGTGGAGTTAGCATGGCAAAGCTCCCCAAGGAGGTGAAGGTTTACTTGGTGACCGCTTCCTCAGCCCCGTACTGCA TGTACCACAGCCTGGTGGAGTTTCACTTGCAGCAGAGTAGAAGCTTGGTCACCAACCTTGAGATCACCTTCCGCAGCAGCAACTCTACAGCCAGCGTGAAGATCACCAT ACCTAAGCAGCAGCAGGTGGGCAAAGGGGTGCTGGCTCACTCGGTCCCACTGTGCCAGATAGAGGTGGTGATGCTGAAGTATCTCCCCAAGTTGCAGATCTGGAAGAAGGACAAGGCCGTCATCGCTGGCAACTTCTGTACAACCGCATTGCCTGTCAGTAATGG TGAGAAGATGTTTTGCCTGTCTCAGAATCTGTCCCTGACGGCAAGCAGGCCCCTTGAATATGACCTGGCGGTGCCCTGTGCATAG